In a single window of the Pseudomonas sp. B21-015 genome:
- a CDS encoding tail fiber assembly protein, with translation MSSIYLVDSAGALSGPVILPVVPGVGVQLPDNAVELVDTLPSCPPGFVWALVDGIPLETADLRSTVYRTDTGAQVAWSQLGQLPDGYTTEAPPDRFCVWLDGGWQLDQEALLADQAATALFERDIRLGEAATRIAPLQDAQDLGEATPVEEAALLAWKRHRVALNRIEQQAGFPAEITWPTSPR, from the coding sequence ATGAGTTCTATCTATCTTGTGGATTCTGCTGGCGCCCTTTCGGGTCCAGTCATTTTGCCTGTGGTGCCAGGTGTTGGCGTACAGCTACCCGATAACGCGGTTGAGTTAGTAGATACTTTGCCTTCGTGTCCGCCTGGCTTCGTCTGGGCCCTCGTCGATGGCATTCCGTTAGAGACGGCCGACCTACGGAGTACGGTTTATCGAACAGATACTGGCGCGCAGGTCGCTTGGTCACAGTTAGGTCAGTTGCCGGATGGCTACACAACAGAGGCCCCACCGGATCGATTCTGCGTTTGGCTGGATGGAGGCTGGCAACTGGATCAGGAGGCGCTGCTGGCGGATCAAGCGGCTACTGCGTTGTTCGAGCGGGACATTCGTTTGGGGGAAGCTGCAACGCGAATTGCCCCTTTGCAGGATGCACAAGATCTTGGCGAAGCGACGCCTGTGGAGGAGGCGGCCTTGTTAGCCTGGAAACGCCACCGTGTTGCCCTGAATCGGATCGAGCAGCAGGCGGGGTTCCCGGCCGAAATCACCTGGCCTACATCGCCTCGCTAG
- a CDS encoding phage tail tape measure protein — MADKFQLKALITGVDKLSPTLKGAAKNVAGFRKQMNSSGLGKIGFQDVLQGGAFAAPFIAGAKAAIEFESSMADVKKVVTFETPEQFKQMGQDVLDMSEKMPMAASGIAAIVAAGGQAGFARGELKQFAEDAVKMGIAFDQTAEQSGDMMAKWRTSFKMTQPEVVALADKINYLSNVGPSSAAQISDIVTRIGPLGSIAGLASGQIAAMGATLAGVGVPSEVAATGMKNFMLALTKGKAATKEQSQAFKSLRLDTSQVAKSMQKDAQGTIEDVLERIAKVDPAKQAGLLTQLFGSESVSAIAPLLTNLGLLKTSFSAVGKEGKFVGSMEAEYTARSKTTANALQLMNNKVTRLGIDIGSALLPPFNDVLTQIGPLVSQLSKLAAAHPGVIRGVLGAGIAFGVLRVAVMGAIVATKILSAVMAMSPVGLLVRGIALAAGILIANWSVVAPYFEKLWEKIREPVLATWGWFKSFVSWTPLGRIVENWGPLTEFFGAVWDLLMALSVPVMDFLKTMFDWSPLGLIIKHWGPITAWFQELWAKLKPIIEPIMKWFGGGEGGEGIIQTATNKVNAFTEAQQKRNAGVGGGTGELLQADATKAAQARQAGNNQAFGINNNRLLSAPGQLPPSGSLLQQTAANNAQKLNGEINVNIKGAPAGTTVDQPQSSQAGLKIKPNVGTRTVGVMKG; from the coding sequence ATGGCGGACAAGTTCCAGCTCAAGGCGTTGATCACCGGCGTCGACAAGCTGTCGCCGACGCTGAAGGGGGCGGCGAAGAACGTTGCGGGCTTCCGCAAGCAGATGAACAGTTCAGGCTTGGGCAAGATCGGATTTCAGGATGTCCTGCAGGGCGGTGCATTTGCGGCGCCGTTTATTGCTGGTGCCAAGGCGGCGATTGAGTTTGAGTCGTCGATGGCTGATGTGAAGAAGGTCGTCACGTTCGAAACCCCCGAGCAGTTCAAGCAAATGGGACAGGACGTCCTTGATATGTCGGAAAAGATGCCGATGGCAGCCAGTGGTATTGCTGCCATCGTGGCCGCAGGTGGCCAGGCTGGCTTCGCTCGCGGCGAACTCAAACAGTTCGCCGAGGACGCGGTGAAGATGGGCATCGCCTTTGACCAGACTGCCGAGCAATCAGGCGACATGATGGCGAAGTGGCGAACGTCCTTCAAAATGACCCAGCCCGAAGTGGTCGCGCTGGCTGACAAGATCAACTACCTGAGCAACGTCGGTCCATCCTCGGCAGCACAGATTTCTGACATCGTCACTCGCATTGGCCCGCTTGGCTCCATTGCCGGCTTGGCTTCGGGCCAGATTGCCGCCATGGGCGCGACGCTGGCTGGCGTCGGTGTGCCCAGCGAAGTTGCTGCTACCGGTATGAAGAACTTCATGCTGGCTCTTACCAAAGGTAAGGCAGCAACGAAAGAGCAGTCGCAAGCATTCAAGTCGCTACGTCTCGATACGAGCCAGGTCGCCAAGAGCATGCAGAAAGATGCTCAAGGAACGATCGAGGATGTACTTGAGCGCATCGCAAAGGTTGATCCGGCCAAGCAGGCTGGCCTGCTGACCCAACTTTTTGGTAGCGAGTCGGTTTCGGCGATTGCCCCGTTGCTGACGAACCTGGGCCTGCTGAAAACCAGCTTCTCGGCGGTTGGCAAAGAGGGCAAGTTTGTTGGCTCGATGGAAGCCGAATACACGGCCCGGTCGAAGACCACGGCCAACGCATTGCAACTGATGAACAACAAAGTAACCCGGCTGGGTATCGATATCGGTAGCGCACTGCTGCCGCCGTTCAACGACGTCCTTACCCAGATTGGCCCGCTTGTTTCCCAGCTTTCCAAACTGGCAGCGGCGCATCCTGGAGTCATCAGGGGGGTACTCGGCGCCGGTATCGCCTTCGGTGTGCTGCGCGTTGCCGTAATGGGCGCAATCGTGGCTACCAAAATCCTGAGCGCCGTCATGGCGATGTCACCGGTTGGCCTGCTTGTCCGCGGGATAGCCCTGGCCGCCGGGATCCTGATTGCCAACTGGTCGGTCGTTGCGCCGTACTTCGAAAAACTGTGGGAGAAAATTCGCGAGCCGGTGCTGGCGACGTGGGGATGGTTCAAGTCTTTTGTGAGTTGGACACCGCTTGGGCGCATCGTCGAGAACTGGGGCCCGCTAACCGAATTCTTCGGCGCCGTGTGGGACCTGCTGATGGCGCTGTCGGTGCCGGTCATGGACTTCCTGAAGACCATGTTCGACTGGTCGCCGCTGGGTTTGATCATCAAGCACTGGGGGCCAATCACTGCATGGTTCCAAGAACTATGGGCAAAGCTGAAACCCATCATCGAGCCAATCATGAAATGGTTCGGCGGCGGGGAGGGCGGTGAAGGGATCATCCAGACGGCAACCAACAAGGTCAACGCGTTCACGGAAGCCCAGCAAAAACGAAATGCCGGCGTCGGTGGGGGAACAGGTGAGCTGTTGCAGGCCGATGCGACGAAGGCGGCACAGGCGCGGCAGGCGGGGAACAACCAAGCCTTTGGCATCAACAACAACCGGTTGTTGAGCGCCCCAGGTCAGTTGCCTCCATCAGGCAGTCTGCTCCAGCAGACCGCCGCAAACAATGCGCAAAAACTGAATGGCGAAATCAACGTCAACATCAAAGGTGCGCCGGCGGGCACCACCGTGGATCAGCCGCAGTCCAGTCAGGCCGGGCTGAAAATAAAACCCAACGTCGGTACCCGCACCGTTGGCGTCATGAAGGGATAA
- a CDS encoding phage tail protein produces the protein MDFPKSVPSVGLVDGKFVDEDPLGGTPGSLIPAVWGNSVTLEVLNVIEGAGLVPDEGDTTQLQQAISSIIGAAVPEATEVVAGKAPLASQQEAEGGADNAKIMTALRVRQAISKIALNNPVVVSTAVSKVLAANELGLVLVDSTAGATTITLPASNAALGIREVIIRRVDNGGNRLMVAAAGADKIKFHTHLSPTGYSFFVLMGAGDWWKLRSDAAGNWWPVARQDSTPMGRVVFETTTAFSPGGWVGHNGLIYNRADWPWAWDHAQQSGMLTTEAARVGMEGAWTSGDGALTFRVPEMRGEFVRSLDEGRSVDSGRAAGSWQTDLIRAHGHNIDSPSNPTAFGSGKIARGNRSDTSGLPGSELYGGAETRPRNIAYPSRLKLI, from the coding sequence GTGGATTTTCCTAAAAGTGTGCCCAGTGTTGGGTTGGTGGATGGCAAGTTTGTAGATGAAGACCCGTTGGGCGGGACGCCGGGCTCTCTGATTCCGGCAGTGTGGGGCAATTCGGTGACGCTTGAAGTTCTCAATGTGATTGAGGGGGCTGGTCTGGTTCCGGACGAAGGTGATACCACTCAGTTACAGCAGGCGATCAGTTCCATTATCGGCGCCGCTGTGCCAGAGGCTACGGAAGTAGTTGCGGGCAAAGCACCGCTCGCGTCTCAACAGGAAGCAGAGGGCGGGGCTGACAATGCCAAGATCATGACGGCGCTGCGCGTCCGTCAAGCAATTTCAAAGATTGCCCTGAATAACCCGGTAGTGGTTTCCACCGCTGTCTCCAAGGTATTGGCGGCCAACGAGCTTGGTCTTGTTTTGGTTGATAGTACGGCCGGTGCTACGACCATTACCTTGCCCGCGTCGAATGCTGCACTTGGCATCCGAGAAGTGATTATCCGACGCGTCGATAACGGCGGGAATCGATTGATGGTCGCAGCCGCCGGTGCAGACAAAATCAAATTCCATACCCATCTCTCACCTACGGGATATTCCTTTTTTGTGCTGATGGGGGCGGGTGACTGGTGGAAGTTACGCAGCGATGCAGCAGGTAACTGGTGGCCTGTTGCACGACAGGACAGTACGCCCATGGGGCGCGTGGTGTTCGAGACGACGACGGCGTTTTCTCCCGGAGGCTGGGTCGGGCATAACGGTTTGATTTACAACCGTGCCGACTGGCCGTGGGCATGGGATCACGCGCAGCAGTCGGGGATGTTGACCACTGAAGCAGCTCGCGTGGGGATGGAGGGCGCTTGGACTTCAGGTGATGGCGCGCTGACTTTCCGAGTACCAGAAATGCGTGGCGAGTTTGTCCGGTCACTTGATGAAGGCAGAAGCGTTGATTCGGGCCGTGCTGCGGGCTCCTGGCAAACCGATTTGATTCGGGCGCACGGCCACAACATCGACTCTCCAAGCAACCCGACGGCTTTTGGTTCGGGGAAAATTGCCCGGGGCAACCGCTCCGATACTTCTGGTCTGCCTGGTTCCGAGCTTTACGGCGGCGCTGAAACACGTCCCCGCAACATCGCGTATCCGAGCCGGTTGAAACTGATCTGA
- a CDS encoding YmfQ family protein: protein MAVARTADQYRRQLRGLLPAGPAWDPELVPEIDLVLSGVSVEFSRLDARAVDLLNEMDPSGVSELVPDWEVLMNLPDPCLGPNPAFEDRRLAVRRRLVEVGGQSRAYFIEIAVSQGYPNATITEHRAPRMGRSRFGSAHFGTWYAQFMWTLNTGGRQRQGRRFGVSYWGERFGTNPGDPLECSIRRPAPAHTVVHINYD from the coding sequence ATGGCTGTAGCGCGAACCGCAGATCAGTACCGCCGGCAACTGCGCGGGTTACTGCCCGCTGGCCCGGCCTGGGACCCGGAACTGGTACCTGAAATCGACCTTGTGTTGTCGGGCGTCTCCGTAGAGTTCTCGCGCCTCGATGCCCGCGCTGTGGATCTTCTGAATGAAATGGATCCCTCCGGTGTCAGCGAGCTGGTGCCCGACTGGGAGGTGCTGATGAATCTGCCAGATCCTTGTCTTGGGCCGAATCCAGCCTTTGAGGATCGACGCCTGGCGGTGCGTCGGCGTCTGGTTGAAGTCGGTGGCCAGAGTCGTGCGTATTTCATCGAGATAGCCGTGAGCCAGGGCTACCCGAACGCCACCATCACTGAACATCGAGCGCCCCGTATGGGGCGTTCTCGGTTTGGCTCGGCGCATTTCGGTACCTGGTATGCGCAGTTCATGTGGACGCTGAACACCGGTGGTCGGCAGCGGCAGGGCAGACGCTTCGGCGTCAGCTACTGGGGGGAGCGTTTCGGCACAAACCCGGGCGACCCGCTGGAATGCTCAATCCGCCGGCCAGCGCCGGCGCACACCGTCGTGCACATCAATTATGACTGA
- a CDS encoding IS3 family transposase (programmed frameshift): protein MTGKRRTFDDSFKLQVVKMIKDQGLAVPQVCRDLNIGETAVRRWVQQYEAEQLGDVGIGKPLTAEQQRIRQLEQENRQLKMDNDVLKKGYRLLCPRAEVTYRLVRQLQQKAYSVAHVCRLLGISRSGFYEANKRAEVPTSICPMALQLKASFAASGGCYGSRPLRKVLHAKGMEIGLYKIRRLMRANGLRSAWKRKFVHTTDSNHDLPIAENVLNRQFEPDAVNKAWVADITYIRTRSGWLYLAVVLDLFSRKIVGWSMAPNMPAELVCSAMQLAIAQRQPPPGLVAHSDRGSQYASASYRALLARNEMQQSMSRKGNCWDNSVMERFFLSLKMERVWRRDYANHAEAIRDITEYIVGFYNNERLHSKLGYLPPTVYERAMASKPPIEVSGIS from the exons ATGACTGGCAAACGCAGAACATTCGACGACAGCTTCAAACTGCAAGTGGTAAAGATGATCAAGGACCAGGGACTGGCCGTTCCGCAGGTCTGCCGCGACCTGAATATTGGTGAGACCGCCGTCCGGCGCTGGGTGCAGCAGTACGAGGCTGAACAGCTGGGAGATGTCGGAATCGGCAAACCGTTGACTGCTGAGCAACAACGTATCCGGCAGTTGGAGCAGGAAAATCGCCAGCTCAAGATGGATAACGATGTATTAAAAAAGG GCTACCGCCTTCTTTGCCCGCGAGCTGAAGTAACGTATCGCTTGGTTCGGCAGCTGCAACAGAAGGCTTATTCGGTGGCGCATGTCTGTCGGCTGCTGGGCATCAGTCGATCCGGGTTCTACGAAGCCAACAAACGTGCTGAAGTGCCAACATCAATTTGTCCCATGGCTCTGCAACTCAAGGCATCGTTTGCCGCAAGTGGCGGCTGTTATGGCAGTCGTCCGTTGCGTAAAGTGTTGCACGCCAAGGGCATGGAAATAGGCCTTTATAAAATTCGTCGCTTGATGCGTGCCAACGGTCTGCGTTCGGCTTGGAAGCGTAAGTTTGTGCATACGACAGATAGCAACCACGACCTGCCGATTGCTGAAAATGTATTGAATCGCCAATTTGAACCTGACGCAGTAAACAAAGCTTGGGTGGCAGACATTACCTACATCCGGACCCGAAGCGGCTGGTTATACCTGGCCGTGGTGCTGGACTTGTTCTCACGCAAGATAGTCGGCTGGTCCATGGCCCCGAACATGCCGGCTGAGCTGGTGTGTAGTGCAATGCAGCTGGCGATTGCTCAGCGTCAACCACCACCGGGTCTGGTCGCCCACTCGGATCGTGGCAGCCAATACGCGAGCGCAAGCTACAGAGCGCTGTTGGCAAGAAATGAAATGCAGCAAAGCATGAGCCGTAAAGGTAATTGCTGGGACAACTCAGTGATGGAGCGCTTCTTCCTGAGTTTGAAAATGGAGCGGGTATGGCGGCGTGATTACGCCAACCACGCCGAAGCGATACGTGACATCACTGAATACATCGTTGGGTTTTACAACAACGAGCGGCTGCACTCGAAACTGGGATATCTGCCACCGACCGTTTACGAACGGGCAATGGCGTCTAAACCTCCTATCGAGGTGTCCGGAATTAGTTGA
- a CDS encoding phage baseplate assembly protein V produces the protein MSLKSMMARGTVVLAAAGKMMQTLQVKLTAGELKDGAEHFEPYGITSNPLPGAEVLTMFLGGDRSHAVVLVAADRRYRIKELKPGEVAIYTDEGDKVHFKRGRIIDIETQTLNIKATTAVNFDTPLITQTGQIVSEGDQVAGGISQIEHVHTGVLAGPSNSGPPAMEA, from the coding sequence ATGAGCCTGAAAAGCATGATGGCCCGCGGCACCGTGGTGCTGGCGGCTGCCGGCAAGATGATGCAAACGCTGCAGGTCAAGCTGACCGCCGGTGAACTGAAGGACGGCGCCGAGCATTTCGAACCCTACGGCATCACCAGTAACCCGTTGCCTGGTGCCGAGGTGCTGACGATGTTCCTCGGCGGCGACCGGTCACACGCGGTGGTGCTGGTCGCCGCTGATCGCCGGTACCGGATAAAGGAACTGAAGCCGGGCGAGGTTGCCATCTACACCGATGAAGGTGACAAGGTGCACTTCAAGCGCGGGCGGATCATCGACATCGAAACCCAGACGCTGAACATCAAGGCCACCACCGCCGTGAACTTTGACACGCCGCTGATCACCCAGACTGGGCAGATCGTTTCGGAAGGCGACCAGGTGGCCGGTGGCATCAGCCAGATTGAACACGTGCATACCGGCGTGCTGGCTGGGCCGAGCAACAGCGGGCCTCCCGCTATGGAGGCCTGA
- a CDS encoding baseplate J/gp47 family protein: MPFETPSLPVLINRTQSDLAGDSLRRSDAQVLARTLSGAAYGLYGYLDWIADQVLPDKADEETLERIATLRLNQPRKPAQSAEGGVSFTAAAGAVLDQDVVLQAGDGRMYRVKASVTTVAGLNTATIAAVDAGALGNADAGLGLTLVQPVPGVTNAFTVIAPGITGGIATESLESLRARVIRSYRVIPHGGSADDYETWALEVPGVTRAWCRGNYMGPGTVGLFVMRDDDPEPVPNPVQLAEVKDYIEPLRPVTAELYVLPPVKVPVPYSVHPVPDTSAVRAAIQANLIDLHEREAGLGDKLLISHIREAISGAAGETDHSLTVPSADVPAAANQLLTFGGITWL; encoded by the coding sequence ATGCCGTTTGAAACGCCTTCACTGCCGGTGCTGATCAACCGAACCCAGAGCGATCTCGCCGGCGATTCGCTTCGGCGATCGGACGCCCAGGTGCTGGCCCGCACGCTCAGCGGTGCGGCCTATGGTCTGTACGGCTACCTCGACTGGATCGCCGATCAGGTCCTGCCCGACAAGGCCGACGAAGAAACGTTGGAGCGGATCGCCACGCTTCGGCTGAATCAACCGCGCAAGCCGGCGCAATCCGCCGAGGGCGGAGTCAGTTTCACCGCTGCCGCTGGAGCGGTGCTTGATCAGGATGTTGTTTTGCAGGCCGGTGATGGGCGCATGTATCGAGTGAAAGCAAGTGTCACCACGGTGGCGGGGCTCAATACGGCGACGATTGCAGCGGTCGACGCTGGCGCGCTGGGCAACGCTGATGCGGGGTTGGGGCTGACGCTGGTGCAGCCGGTGCCCGGGGTGACCAACGCATTCACTGTCATTGCCCCAGGCATCACTGGAGGTATCGCCACGGAAAGCCTCGAGTCATTGCGTGCACGGGTGATCCGTTCCTACCGTGTGATTCCGCACGGCGGCTCCGCTGACGACTATGAAACCTGGGCGCTGGAGGTGCCAGGCGTCACCCGCGCATGGTGTCGAGGCAACTATATGGGGCCGGGCACCGTGGGGTTGTTCGTTATGCGCGATGACGATCCGGAGCCGGTGCCCAATCCGGTGCAGCTGGCGGAAGTGAAGGACTACATCGAACCGCTCAGGCCGGTCACCGCTGAACTGTACGTGCTGCCTCCTGTGAAAGTGCCGGTTCCATACAGCGTTCACCCCGTACCAGACACCAGCGCGGTGCGCGCGGCGATTCAGGCGAACCTGATCGATCTTCATGAGCGGGAGGCCGGTCTGGGTGACAAGCTGCTGATCAGCCATATCCGCGAAGCCATCAGCGGCGCCGCCGGCGAAACCGATCACTCATTGACCGTGCCGTCTGCCGACGTTCCCGCTGCGGCCAATCAGCTGCTGACCTTTGGGGGTATCACATGGCTGTAG
- a CDS encoding phage baseplate assembly protein, with protein MVEDQNTVTLTVDGLDYYGWKTVEITAGLEDQARSFNLSITRKWPGQDVAIPIREGAKCQVRIGDELVLTGWVFAPPISYDHQQVSRSISGRSLTADLVDCAAINNPGQWNNQSVLAIVSALAAPYGIKVRSEIPEGAKLSDHTLEPGETVFESIDRLLTLFRVFSTDDARGMAVLAKPGSEVHAFDALEVGKNILTGDAPLDFSAVFSEYRVLGQKSGTDEEFGEQAAEVSAVVTDPRATRKRVMIIQESGQMTNELAQARANWERGTRMGKALTTTYTVQGWRQSNGALWRHNALVRVIDPIIGFDRMMLIARITYTLAENGMITKLEVGPPDGFEPEPHDPHKNRKLKKGGKGDNFEYLIPADYEPKK; from the coding sequence ATGGTTGAAGACCAAAACACCGTCACCCTTACGGTTGACGGTCTGGATTACTACGGCTGGAAAACCGTAGAGATCACCGCGGGGCTTGAGGATCAAGCCCGATCCTTCAATCTGAGTATCACCCGGAAGTGGCCGGGGCAGGACGTTGCGATCCCAATCAGGGAGGGCGCGAAGTGCCAAGTTCGTATCGGTGATGAACTGGTGCTGACCGGGTGGGTATTCGCTCCGCCCATTAGCTACGACCACCAGCAGGTCAGCAGAAGCATCAGTGGTCGATCTTTAACGGCCGACCTCGTGGACTGCGCCGCGATCAACAATCCCGGGCAGTGGAACAATCAGAGCGTGCTGGCAATTGTCAGCGCTCTGGCGGCGCCCTATGGAATCAAGGTGCGCAGCGAGATCCCGGAAGGGGCAAAGCTGTCGGATCACACGCTCGAGCCCGGCGAAACTGTCTTCGAATCCATCGACCGCTTGCTGACGTTATTTCGGGTGTTCTCTACGGACGATGCACGAGGTATGGCTGTGCTGGCCAAACCGGGCAGCGAGGTGCACGCCTTCGATGCGTTGGAGGTGGGCAAGAACATCCTGACCGGTGATGCGCCGCTGGATTTCTCGGCGGTGTTTTCCGAATACCGGGTGCTGGGCCAGAAGAGTGGCACGGACGAAGAGTTCGGTGAGCAGGCGGCCGAGGTTTCAGCGGTGGTTACCGATCCGCGCGCCACGCGCAAGCGGGTGATGATCATCCAGGAATCCGGGCAGATGACGAACGAACTGGCCCAAGCCCGGGCCAACTGGGAGCGCGGAACCCGGATGGGCAAGGCGCTCACCACGACCTACACCGTGCAGGGCTGGCGACAGTCCAACGGCGCGCTCTGGCGGCACAACGCCCTGGTGCGGGTCATCGATCCCATCATCGGCTTCGACCGAATGATGCTCATTGCCCGGATTACGTACACCCTCGCTGAGAACGGCATGATCACCAAGCTGGAGGTCGGCCCGCCGGATGGCTTCGAGCCTGAACCGCATGACCCGCACAAGAACCGCAAGCTGAAGAAGGGCGGCAAGGGCGACAACTTCGAATACCTCATCCCCGCAGACTACGAGCCCAAAAAATGA
- the rz1 gene encoding lysis system o-spanin lipoprotein Rz1 (In lambda-like phage, genes encoding the i-spanin subunit Rz, and the o-spanin subunit Rz1 (this protein) overlap.) gives MHKKTRLACAIALPLLICGCQSSSMRIQPVPVTCQKPPAPAAWIMQPYAPDLTRRMLNELSESPMPAIAD, from the coding sequence ATGCACAAAAAGACCAGGCTCGCCTGCGCGATCGCCTTGCCACTGCTGATCTGCGGCTGTCAGTCCTCCTCGATGCGGATTCAGCCGGTGCCTGTAACGTGTCAAAAACCACCGGCGCCGGCGGCCTGGATCATGCAACCGTACGCGCCCGACTTGACCCGGCGCATGCTCAACGAATTATCGGAATCACCGATGCCGGCGATCGCGGACTGA
- a CDS encoding cell wall hydrolase, which yields MTITEKDRDILARTLWGEARGETLAGQIAVAWTIRNRVNDGSAKSWWGEGYGGVCQKPYQFSCWNKNDPNYAYLSGAKPIPAGQFAQVQKAADLVMSGTESDPTGGATHYYATTMPKAPAWTMGAKQTLKLGHHIFFKDVP from the coding sequence ATGACCATAACCGAGAAAGACCGCGACATCCTTGCACGCACGCTATGGGGCGAGGCTCGCGGCGAAACCCTGGCCGGTCAGATCGCCGTGGCCTGGACAATTCGCAACCGTGTGAACGATGGCAGCGCCAAGTCATGGTGGGGGGAGGGCTATGGCGGCGTGTGTCAGAAGCCGTACCAGTTCAGCTGCTGGAACAAGAACGACCCGAACTACGCCTACCTCAGCGGCGCAAAGCCAATCCCGGCCGGGCAATTCGCCCAAGTGCAGAAGGCTGCCGACCTGGTGATGTCCGGTACCGAGTCCGATCCTACCGGCGGGGCCACTCATTATTACGCGACCACCATGCCGAAGGCTCCGGCCTGGACTATGGGAGCGAAACAGACACTCAAGCTCGGCCACCACATCTTCTTCAAGGATGTGCCATGA
- a CDS encoding DNA circularization protein has protein sequence MADRTWRDDLLPASFRGISFLIPQASVPIGMKGQLHEFPQRDEPFFEQLGKQSQVHRLTCWIIGDDCFERRDKFLEAIQTPGAGELVHPWLGRMQVKAGEGDMTHDFQQGGMVSFSVTFYPDTPLKFPTAKVNSQQQVVKASDSLLDSALARYKAAMVKVDQARLGLARLRNSLSGVYTVIQQQFSSIVGVFTNLTGFVQSLMNAPDSLSSLFSSYFSEFSVQDYLGDDSGSTYRNTVTTATQQTEAVSSINTVSQAGGVDAAAASQATANLVQDALLVQVALIISEMPIVSQPISSVTAPSVEQQAIQPLVRPEVPVADDVIQLRDSLNEAIFEASLKADPGHYMVLNTLRQTLVKHLTAVAESGVRLMDFTPPETLSALVLAYRRFGDATRESEVVQRNRLRHPGFVPARPIKIAQR, from the coding sequence ATGGCTGACAGAACATGGCGTGATGATTTGCTGCCGGCCTCGTTCCGGGGGATCAGCTTTTTGATTCCCCAGGCATCGGTACCGATCGGCATGAAGGGTCAGCTGCACGAATTCCCGCAGCGTGACGAACCGTTCTTCGAGCAATTGGGCAAGCAGTCTCAGGTGCATCGGCTGACGTGCTGGATCATTGGGGATGATTGCTTCGAGCGGCGTGACAAGTTCCTTGAGGCGATTCAAACCCCAGGCGCTGGGGAGTTGGTTCATCCCTGGCTCGGCCGCATGCAGGTCAAGGCCGGCGAAGGCGACATGACCCACGACTTCCAGCAGGGGGGGATGGTCAGCTTCTCGGTGACCTTCTATCCGGACACCCCGTTGAAGTTTCCGACCGCCAAGGTCAACAGCCAGCAGCAGGTGGTGAAAGCCTCCGACAGTCTGCTGGACTCGGCGCTGGCCCGGTACAAGGCGGCGATGGTGAAAGTGGATCAGGCCCGTCTGGGTCTGGCTCGGCTACGCAACAGCCTGTCGGGCGTATACACGGTGATCCAGCAACAGTTTTCATCGATTGTCGGCGTGTTCACCAATCTGACCGGCTTCGTCCAGTCGCTGATGAACGCGCCAGATTCTCTGTCGTCGCTGTTCTCCAGCTACTTCAGCGAGTTTTCGGTGCAGGACTATCTGGGCGACGACTCTGGTTCGACCTATCGCAACACGGTGACCACCGCGACGCAACAGACTGAAGCGGTGTCCAGCATCAACACCGTCAGTCAGGCCGGCGGCGTTGATGCTGCGGCGGCCTCGCAGGCTACGGCCAACCTGGTGCAAGACGCGCTTCTGGTGCAGGTCGCGTTGATCATCAGTGAAATGCCGATCGTGTCTCAGCCGATTTCCTCGGTCACCGCTCCGTCTGTAGAACAGCAGGCTATCCAACCGCTGGTGCGGCCGGAGGTGCCAGTGGCTGACGACGTGATACAGCTGCGCGACAGCCTCAATGAAGCCATCTTCGAGGCGTCACTGAAGGCGGATCCCGGTCACTACATGGTGCTCAACACGCTTCGCCAGACCCTGGTGAAGCACCTGACCGCCGTCGCAGAGTCCGGCGTGCGGCTGATGGATTTCACCCCGCCCGAAACGCTTTCGGCCTTAGTGCTGGCTTACCGCCGCTTCGGCGATGCCACCCGCGAATCCGAGGTGGTGCAGCGCAATCGCCTGCGGCACCCGGGCTTTGTCCCCGCGCGGCCGATCAAGATCGCCCAGAGGTAG
- a CDS encoding phage GP46 family protein: MIISQTREAALTRAVLISLFTWRRAATDDPVDDDELFGWWGDSYPVIADDRIGSRLWLLRRVKLTDATQRDAEFYATEALRWLLDDGHVIDIEISSEKRDINRLNLSVILTVPGGARVEIKPISSWQVIYAV, translated from the coding sequence ATGATCATCTCGCAAACCCGTGAAGCTGCCCTGACCCGGGCGGTATTGATCAGCCTGTTTACCTGGCGTCGCGCTGCCACGGATGATCCGGTGGACGATGACGAACTGTTCGGATGGTGGGGCGACAGTTACCCGGTCATTGCCGACGACCGCATTGGTTCACGCCTCTGGTTGCTGCGCCGGGTAAAGCTGACGGACGCCACGCAACGTGACGCCGAGTTCTACGCCACCGAGGCGCTGCGCTGGTTGCTCGATGACGGCCACGTGATCGACATCGAAATCAGCAGCGAGAAGCGCGACATCAACCGGCTGAACCTGAGCGTCATCCTGACCGTGCCCGGCGGTGCCCGGGTGGAAATCAAACCCATCTCTTCCTGGCAGGTGATCTATGCCGTTTGA